A single window of Halobacterium jilantaiense DNA harbors:
- a CDS encoding DUF790 family protein — MLTKDLLRVSRAGGGYHPQFATGDDEALAGRVLGVFQGHVGEERGALRDALRDLEGEAEDFKLVRGFAHLVERDARFEVQSPVDPERARRTAFDAAEDVGVVCEDKRETALAEAAGRFPGDLSPDDLADALYADRETREVLVEVPDRWTPASLVAQYNLSLAQTALFDATEVRVRCSDPRRLVSAVKRLGLLYEVVPTDEGREVVLTGPDAVFRHTRRYGTRFARVLRTVAETADWRVEATVDDRSTERHLVLTDDDLAVPDADPVAEVSFDSGVEREFAQRFQSLDLDWTLVREPDVLAAGERLMVPDFAFEYVHGDARVYFEIMGFWTPEYVAKKLDQLDQTDETLLVAVDQSLGVGEEIAARDHRVVEYSGSVRVKDVVDALRDLEADLVAEQASTLPAELAPDDDAVTLADLAARHGVSEDAIEDVGFPDHERVGRTLVRPDVLDAIDADLAAGLSKDDAEAVVADHGVDDASAVFSRLGYRVEWEGLSGGTLREQ, encoded by the coding sequence GTGCTCACGAAGGACCTCCTCCGAGTGTCCCGCGCGGGCGGCGGCTACCACCCCCAGTTCGCAACGGGGGACGACGAGGCGCTGGCCGGCCGCGTGCTCGGCGTGTTCCAGGGCCACGTCGGCGAGGAGCGCGGCGCGCTGCGGGACGCGCTTCGCGACCTCGAAGGGGAGGCCGAGGACTTCAAACTCGTCCGGGGGTTCGCGCACCTCGTCGAGCGCGACGCCCGCTTCGAAGTCCAGTCTCCGGTCGACCCGGAGCGCGCCCGCAGGACGGCCTTCGACGCCGCGGAAGACGTGGGCGTCGTCTGCGAGGACAAGCGCGAGACGGCGCTCGCCGAGGCCGCGGGTCGCTTCCCCGGCGATCTCTCGCCGGACGACCTCGCCGACGCGCTGTACGCCGACCGCGAGACCCGGGAGGTGCTCGTCGAGGTCCCCGACCGCTGGACGCCCGCGAGCCTGGTCGCGCAGTACAACCTCTCGCTGGCCCAGACGGCGCTGTTCGACGCCACCGAGGTCCGGGTACGGTGCTCGGACCCCCGGCGGCTGGTCTCGGCGGTCAAACGCCTCGGCCTGCTGTACGAGGTCGTCCCGACCGACGAGGGCCGCGAGGTCGTGCTGACGGGGCCGGACGCCGTCTTCCGGCACACGCGCCGGTACGGCACCCGGTTCGCGCGCGTGCTGCGGACCGTCGCCGAGACCGCCGACTGGCGGGTCGAGGCGACCGTCGACGACCGCAGCACGGAGCGCCACCTCGTCCTCACCGACGACGACCTCGCGGTGCCCGACGCCGACCCCGTGGCCGAGGTGTCGTTCGACAGCGGCGTCGAGCGCGAGTTCGCCCAGCGCTTCCAGAGCCTCGACCTCGACTGGACGCTGGTCCGCGAGCCCGACGTGCTCGCGGCCGGCGAGCGCCTGATGGTGCCGGACTTCGCCTTCGAGTACGTCCACGGCGACGCCCGCGTCTACTTCGAGATTATGGGGTTCTGGACGCCCGAGTACGTCGCGAAGAAACTCGACCAGCTCGACCAGACCGACGAGACGCTGCTCGTCGCGGTCGACCAGTCGCTGGGCGTCGGCGAGGAAATCGCGGCCCGCGACCACCGGGTCGTCGAGTATTCCGGGTCGGTGCGGGTCAAGGACGTCGTGGACGCGCTCCGCGACCTCGAAGCCGACCTCGTCGCCGAGCAGGCCAGCACCCTCCCAGCCGAACTCGCCCCCGACGACGACGCGGTGACGCTGGCCGACCTCGCGGCCCGCCACGGCGTCAGCGAGGACGCAATCGAGGATGTCGGCTTCCCCGACCACGAGCGCGTTGGCCGCACGCTCGTCCGTCCCGACGTGCTCGACGCAATCGACGCCGACCTCGCCGCCGGGCTCTCGAAGGACGACGCCGAGGCGGTCGTCGCCGACCACGGCGTCGACGACGCCAGCGCCGTCTTCTCCCGGCTCGGCTACCGGGTCGAGTGGGAAGGACTCAGTGGCGGGACGCTCCGCGAGCAGTGA
- a CDS encoding DEAD/DEAH box helicase, which yields MTVRLAFADGTLRVESDGDGFDVTSLPGVAFDERTATGRAPAMRYADVVAALDGRGVDYEDDALDAAPLAVASDYELRGYQQDALDAWTTSDRRGVLELPTGSGKTVIGLKAIEAVGEAALVVVPTIDLLVQWRRELAAEFDCEVGQLGGGEQVVGDVTVATYDSAYLRAEDLGDRFGLVVFDEVHHLGGEGFRDIARMLAAPARLGLTATFERPDGAHEVVAELVGPLVYDLDVDDLAGDHLADYDVKRLEVPLTDEERAAYEDAQGTFTDYLTQSNIQFRSGSDYQELVKRSGTDPRAREALLAKQRARRIVRESDAKVAELEAILDAHRDDRVIVFTASTDLVYRLSERFLVPAITHETTASERDDILDRFRRGDYSRVVTANVLDEGVDVPDANVAVVVAGSGSEREFTQRLGRILRPKDDGGRALLYELVSADTAEERVAARRR from the coding sequence GTGACGGTCCGACTCGCGTTCGCCGACGGGACGCTGCGCGTCGAGAGCGACGGCGACGGATTCGACGTGACGAGTCTCCCGGGCGTCGCGTTCGACGAACGCACGGCCACGGGCCGGGCACCCGCGATGCGGTACGCCGACGTGGTCGCCGCACTCGACGGCCGGGGCGTCGACTACGAGGACGACGCCCTCGATGCCGCCCCGCTCGCCGTCGCCTCGGACTACGAACTCCGAGGGTACCAGCAGGACGCGCTGGACGCTTGGACGACCAGCGACCGCCGGGGCGTCCTCGAACTCCCCACGGGGTCGGGGAAGACGGTCATCGGACTGAAGGCCATCGAGGCGGTCGGGGAGGCCGCGCTCGTCGTCGTCCCGACCATCGACCTCCTGGTGCAGTGGCGGCGCGAACTCGCCGCCGAGTTCGATTGCGAGGTCGGACAGCTGGGCGGCGGCGAGCAGGTCGTCGGCGACGTGACGGTGGCGACCTACGACTCGGCGTACCTGCGCGCGGAGGACCTCGGCGACCGCTTCGGACTCGTCGTCTTCGACGAGGTCCACCACCTCGGCGGCGAGGGGTTCCGGGACATCGCCCGCATGCTCGCCGCGCCCGCCCGTCTCGGCCTCACAGCGACGTTCGAGCGCCCGGACGGCGCGCACGAGGTCGTCGCGGAGTTGGTCGGCCCGCTCGTCTACGACCTCGACGTGGACGACCTCGCGGGCGACCACCTCGCGGACTACGACGTCAAACGCCTCGAAGTCCCGCTCACCGACGAGGAGCGCGCGGCCTACGAGGACGCCCAGGGGACGTTCACGGACTACCTCACGCAGTCGAACATCCAGTTCCGGTCCGGCAGCGACTACCAGGAACTCGTCAAACGCTCGGGCACCGACCCCCGGGCGCGAGAGGCGCTGCTCGCGAAGCAGCGCGCCCGCCGCATCGTTCGCGAGAGCGACGCCAAGGTCGCGGAACTCGAAGCCATCCTCGACGCCCACCGCGACGACCGCGTCATCGTCTTCACAGCATCCACCGACCTCGTCTACCGGCTCTCGGAGCGGTTCCTCGTTCCCGCAATCACGCACGAGACTACGGCGAGCGAGCGCGACGACATCCTCGACCGCTTCCGGCGCGGCGACTACTCGCGGGTCGTGACGGCCAACGTTCTCGACGAGGGCGTCGACGTGCCGGACGCGAACGTCGCCGTCGTCGTCGCCGGCAGCGGCAGCGAGCGCGAGTTCACGCAGCGCCTCGGCCGCATCCTCCGGCCGAAAGACGACGGCGGGCGCGCGCTGCTGTACGAACTCGTGAGCGCGGACACCGCAGAAGAGCGCGTGGCCGCCCGCCGGCGCTAG
- a CDS encoding nucleotide exchange factor GrpE, which yields MSEDAEHAAEAADADGTAAGDEEQAADAEDTLAERVRAAAGDDLGDEVADLEARVEELERDLDEAETEVTDLTERLQAKQAEFKNYKQRAKRKQEDIRERATEDLVERLLDVRDNLGRALDQDGDGESIREGVELTRKEFDRVLDSEGVSEIRPEAGDEVDATRHEVMMRVDSDHPEGTVEDVYRPGYEMAGKVLQTAQVTVSDGTSESDDDS from the coding sequence ATGAGCGAAGACGCCGAGCACGCGGCCGAGGCGGCCGACGCCGACGGGACGGCCGCGGGCGACGAGGAGCAGGCAGCCGACGCCGAGGACACGCTCGCCGAGCGCGTCCGGGCGGCGGCCGGCGACGACCTCGGTGACGAGGTCGCCGACCTGGAGGCCCGCGTCGAGGAACTGGAGCGCGACCTCGACGAGGCGGAGACCGAGGTCACGGACCTCACGGAGCGCCTGCAGGCCAAGCAGGCGGAGTTCAAGAACTACAAGCAGCGCGCGAAGCGCAAGCAGGAGGACATCCGGGAGCGCGCCACCGAGGACCTCGTGGAGCGCCTGCTGGACGTCCGGGACAACCTCGGCCGGGCGCTCGACCAGGACGGCGACGGCGAGAGCATCCGGGAGGGCGTCGAACTCACGCGCAAGGAGTTCGACCGCGTGCTGGACAGCGAGGGCGTCTCCGAGATTCGCCCCGAGGCGGGCGACGAGGTGGACGCGACGCGCCACGAGGTGATGATGCGTGTCGACAGCGACCACCCCGAGGGCACCGTCGAAGACGTCTACCGGCCGGGCTACGAGATGGCCGGGAAGGTGCTGCAGACGGCGCAGGTCACCGTCAGTGACGGGACCAGCGAGAGCGACGACGACAGCTAG
- the dnaK gene encoding molecular chaperone DnaK produces MATEKILGIDLGTTNSAFAVMEGGDPEIIVNGEGDRTTPSVVAYDDGELLVGKPAKNQAVQNPGETVASIKRHMGEGDYTVELGGEEYTPEEISARILQKIKRDAEEYLGHDVEKAVITVPAYFNDRQRQATKDAGEIAGFEVERIVNEPTAASMAYGLDEDQDQTVLVYDLGGGTFDVSILDLGAGVYEVVATNGDNDLGGDDWDEAIIDHLADEFEADHGIDLREDRQALQRLTEAAEEAKIELSSRKETTVNLPFVTATDSGPVHLEQDITRATFESITQDLIERTVGPTEQALEDAGLNKGDIDEVILVGGSTRMPQVQDKVEDLVGQEPKKNVNPDEAVALGAAVQGGVLSGEVDDIVLVDVTPLSLGIEVKGGLFERLIEKNEAIPTTASKVFTTAADNQTNVQIRVFQGEREIADENEFLGDFHLSGIPPAPAGTPQIEVTFEIDADGIVNVEAEDQGSGNAESITIEGGAGLSDDQIEEMQEEAEAHAEEDEERRRRIEARNEAETAIQRAENLLDENEELVDEDLESEVEAAIEDVQEVLDEDEPDADDLEAVTEDLSETLQEIGKQAYQQEAQAGAAGGAGGAGAGGMGGMGGAGPGGMGGAGPGGEDGDGEEYVDADFEDVDDDEE; encoded by the coding sequence ATGGCGACCGAGAAGATTCTGGGCATCGACCTCGGCACCACGAACAGCGCGTTCGCGGTGATGGAGGGCGGTGACCCGGAGATCATCGTGAACGGCGAAGGCGACCGAACGACGCCGTCCGTCGTCGCGTACGACGACGGCGAACTGCTCGTCGGGAAGCCGGCGAAGAACCAGGCCGTCCAGAACCCCGGTGAGACGGTCGCCTCCATCAAGCGCCACATGGGCGAGGGCGACTACACCGTCGAACTCGGCGGCGAGGAGTACACGCCCGAGGAGATTTCGGCGCGCATCCTCCAGAAGATCAAGCGCGACGCCGAAGAGTACCTCGGCCACGACGTCGAGAAGGCCGTCATCACGGTACCCGCGTACTTCAACGACCGCCAGCGGCAGGCGACGAAGGACGCCGGCGAAATCGCCGGCTTCGAGGTCGAGCGCATCGTGAACGAGCCGACCGCCGCGTCGATGGCGTACGGCCTCGACGAGGACCAGGACCAGACAGTCCTCGTCTACGACCTCGGGGGCGGCACCTTCGACGTCTCCATCCTCGACCTGGGCGCGGGCGTCTACGAGGTCGTCGCGACGAACGGCGACAACGACCTCGGCGGCGACGACTGGGACGAGGCCATCATCGACCACCTCGCCGACGAGTTTGAGGCCGACCACGGCATCGACCTCCGCGAGGACCGGCAGGCCCTCCAGCGGCTCACCGAGGCCGCCGAGGAGGCCAAAATCGAGCTCTCCAGCCGCAAGGAGACCACGGTCAATCTGCCGTTCGTCACGGCGACCGACTCCGGCCCGGTCCACCTCGAACAGGACATCACGCGGGCGACCTTCGAGAGCATCACGCAGGACCTCATCGAGCGCACCGTCGGCCCGACGGAGCAGGCCCTCGAGGACGCCGGCCTGAACAAGGGCGACATCGACGAGGTCATCCTCGTCGGCGGGTCCACGCGGATGCCGCAGGTCCAGGACAAGGTCGAGGACCTCGTCGGTCAGGAGCCGAAGAAGAACGTCAACCCCGACGAGGCCGTCGCGCTCGGCGCGGCAGTTCAGGGCGGCGTGCTCTCCGGCGAGGTCGACGACATCGTGCTCGTCGACGTGACACCGCTCAGCCTCGGTATCGAGGTGAAGGGCGGACTGTTCGAGCGCCTCATCGAGAAGAACGAGGCTATCCCGACGACCGCCTCGAAGGTGTTCACGACCGCCGCGGACAACCAGACGAACGTCCAGATTCGCGTGTTCCAGGGCGAGCGCGAGATCGCCGACGAGAACGAGTTCCTCGGTGACTTCCACCTCTCGGGCATCCCGCCCGCGCCCGCCGGCACGCCCCAGATCGAGGTGACGTTCGAGATCGACGCCGACGGCATCGTGAACGTCGAGGCCGAGGACCAGGGCTCGGGCAACGCCGAGTCCATCACCATCGAGGGCGGTGCCGGTCTCAGCGACGACCAGATCGAGGAGATGCAGGAGGAGGCCGAGGCGCACGCCGAGGAGGACGAGGAGCGTCGCCGCCGCATCGAGGCCCGCAACGAGGCCGAGACGGCGATTCAGCGCGCCGAGAACCTCCTCGACGAGAACGAGGAGCTCGTCGACGAGGACCTCGAATCCGAGGTCGAGGCCGCCATCGAGGACGTGCAGGAGGTCCTCGACGAGGACGAGCCCGACGCCGACGACCTCGAAGCCGTCACCGAGGACCTCAGCGAGACGCTTCAGGAGATCGGCAAGCAGGCCTACCAGCAGGAGGCCCAGGCCGGCGCGGCCGGCGGTGCTGGCGGTGCCGGCGCGGGCGGCATGGGCGGTATGGGCGGCGCTGGCCCCGGTGGCATGGGTGGAGCCGGCCCCGGCGGCGAGGACGGCGACGGCGAGGAGTACGTCGACGCCGACTTCGAGGACGTCGACGACGACGAGGAGTAA